The Poriferisphaera corsica DNA segment CACAAATAATGCGCCCTGCACAACCATCCAGAACATTTCTGGTCGCCATCGCCAAGTTCCCAACCCCCGAATGCCATCCCATCCCAATCGCTTCCCAAACTGCGGCCGATACTTCCGCATCATCACCTGTACATTCGGCAACACAAACACAACACCTAACAACACCACAATCAAGATCACTTGAAGCGGCTTGTAAATATGTTCACCCCCATCCAAACCATTCATTCCACTCATCGCCGTTAAGAACCGCCCTGCCTCCCCCAAATCAGCAGCCCTAAACAGTACCCATGCAATCACAACCGCCACAAAGGTGATCCCCCTGCATGTAATCAATCCCGTAAGCCCCATATCTCGTTTCCCAAACACCGCCCGCCACGCATGGTTCACCATCAAATAAAATCCGTGCATCCCTCCCCAAAGCACAAACACCCATGACGCGCCATGCCACATCCCACCCAGCAGCATGGTCATAATAAGGTTCCCATATCGCCGCACTTTCCCCTTCCGGTTTCCGCCCAACGGGATATATAAATAGTCTCGTAAAAACACCGACAATGTAATATGCCACCGCCGCCAGAAATCAATAATATTCGTCGCGCGATACGGCGAATTAAAGTTCAAGGGCAATTTCACCCCAAATAAACGACCCAACCCCATCGCCATATCCGAGTACCCCGAAAAATCAAAGTAGATCTGCAATGTATAAGCCACCGCCCCAAGCCACGCAGTCCCAAACGTCAGCAGCTCCGCCTCCCCTACTCCCCCTGCCCCCGCGGCGCCCGGACTCCCTGTAAAAGCTCTACCAACCAGGATGGCTAATTCATCTGCAATCAAAACCTTCTTCGAAAGCCCAAATACAAATAGCGACACACCTATCGCCAAGTTAGATGAATCAAATGACAACCGCCTGCCATAAAACTGCGGCAATATATCCCGATGATGAACAATCGGCCCCGCAATCAATTGCGGGAAAAACGTCACAAACAAACAGTAATCAATAAACTGATGCTCACGCGTCAAACCGTTTTTCGCATCAAATAAATACGCGATCTGCTGGAACGTGTAGAACGATATCGCAATCGGCAGCACCACCGCTGGTACATGCCAACTGAAACCAAACAGCGTATTGACCGTATCTGAAAACATCCCCGCATATTTAAACCAACCCAACATTCCCAGATTGAAGATCAGGCCAACGGAAAAAATAAGCCGTTTGTAAGTATCGGCCAACCCATCTTTTACAAGTACCCGTCCAACGCTGAAGTTCACCAGAATCGATACCGCCAGCGGCAGCAGGTCATTGAGTCGCCAATAACCACAGTAGATCAGTGAGCATAAGATCAGCCAGACGAAAGGGATACGGCGGCTGGGTAGTTTCGTCGCAATAGCAAAACCAGCCAATACAATCGGCAGAAAAAGCAACAAAAATGAGTACGAACTAAAAACCATATACCGACTGTAAACCACGTAAAAACAAGTGCTTGCAGTCGGCTATTCTAACGCCAGCAATGATCGCCCGCAATCAAACCTAGATTGTTTATGTTGTCGCTTGCGATGGGTGGTCAATCACGACATCAAACAGACGGAACTTGCGATTAAGTCGGGTGTGACACTCGCGTTCGATGTTTCCACGACTTCATCAGCCATGTCCCAATCGTACCCTTCGGGAAGCTCAGCAAAGCACCACATATCACGCTTATTACATGCGAGGTCAACGACTGTTCCGTCCTGCATTTTGACTGAGAATGCGACTTCGCCAGACCACATGCGGCCTTTCATAACATTCACTCGTTGTTGCACTTGCGCGGGAACCGCATATTTGGATTTACGGATCGATTTGATGTGCCCCAGAGCCAGTGGCGTCCAAGGCAGGTTGTAGCCGTCATTCTGTTGACGAATATCAGATTCACAGACAAAGACGCATTGAATGATTTTGCCGTTTTTGAGTTCAACTTCCGCTAGCCGCATTTCGGGTCGCCAATGCGTTGCTTTAATGTGTTCACACGCTTCCAACTGCTTTTGTAAATCATCACTTAGAACGGCTGACATGTTGCGTCTCCTTGCACACACATATACGAAATGACCAAACTGCCAAGCATATCAGGCTAAAGCAGAAGATTTAAATATCTTTTACGTCCCTCCCTATTTTTTGATAAGTGTCATACTGTGTATCACAGGCTTGTGAAGAGGTTCGGCTGCACGCAAGGTCGTGGCTTGTTGTTGATACTGAGTTGCTGCGGCGCGACAAGTTTTTGCGCACAAAAACTCAAAACCGGTGATTTACCCGTAGTTAAAACCTGTTAGAAATGAAGAGAAATAGCCAAAAAGTTGAAAGCTTCGGGTGATAACCACGCGCTAAACGAATATTCCGCGCGAGCGAGAAAAGCATCAAATGCGCGTTTGTGCGCGCCGAAAGTTTTTTCCCAAAAACCGTTAGCATGGCATGGTATTTGCAGTGCAATCTCGATGCATATACCCAAACACACCGCTTAGCATAGCGTATTCTAATCGTTGATTAGCACAGCCAATAATCAACATGAAACTGAAGACAAGATATGATTTGCGGTGGTGAGTGTAGTTGAAGTTTTTTGTTTTTTTTTGGGGGGGGTGACTGAGATTACTAACTGTGGATTAGAAATAGCATTAGCTTCGAAGTCGTCTGGACTGCGAAGATGCTTGGAAGTTTATGTGCGTGCGTGCGTGTGTGAGGAGGGGGAGGTGGTGAGGATGGGGGGAGGATGAGGGGGAGGATCATGCATTGGCGAAACGTACGTGCTTTATGATTCGCATATTGATGAACAGGTAATAAATCAACGCGGGCAGTAAAGGCATGACGATTGATATCAACCCAACGATTTCTTCATCGATACTGTAGTCGCCGAAAAACCAATCTGTTCTAAAGAAATAGCGATATTCTGAAAAGGTGATTTCAAAAATCACCCACAGTGACCAGAGTATTGCGGGCATAAGCAGGAGTATCAAAGCAGGATACGTATTAGATATGACTCTATGCGCATGATAGAGTGTTTTCTGGCTATGAAGCAAGCGATAATAGATTGCTATGACGAGGGTTATCAATTGATAAAGAACAACGGCTGCGATCCAGGCTAAAAGGCCGACTATCAATGCGGACGGGATTGTGAATCTGGCAATTTCAACCGCAGAAAAATAGGTCGTTACGTTTTCATCCGTTGCCAAATCATAGACCATTTTCCCCGGATATATAACGCTATATTGAAGAATGCTTAGCGTGACCATAACAGCCAAAGAGGTCAACGCAATCGCGAAGGCGGTGAGGTATGCGATGTATTGATGATGGCAGCTACCATCATGCAATTTTAGTGAATATCCGAAACGTGAAGGTTTGATGATGGGGTTGATGATATTTTTAATGAGTGCTGCAAGAAAGCGGATTGGATATTTGAAAATTGTGAACAAAGATAGAGTATTGGGGAATGCTTTTTGAAGGGGCGAGCCTGTGCGTTTGTTTTGAGAGAGATTGGCGGGGATGGATTGAGAGATGACTTGGCCGCATTCTGAGCAGGATTGTGATGGGGTTTTAGAGGTAAAAATGTTGTAGCCGCAACGCTCACAGGTAGCAGGCCATGGTGAGGCGTGCGGGAGGTCGCGGTTAGGTGTGCTTCGCAGGATGATAGCGATCGGGATGAAGAAAAAGCCCGTAAACACCATTGGGATCTCTATGAGAGCAGAAACGGTTTTCTTTGCGAAGAAGGGAGCGATTTGATCCAGTTGTTCGGATTCACTGGTCTTACGAGCAACAAATCGGCTATATGCACGATTTGCTTCTTCATATGCGGTTTGTATTTTTTGGAATTCATCCGGTTTTGACTGCTGGAGATTAACCGTCGTTGCGTTGTTCAAATCTTGATACGCTTTGTTCTGCGAATCGTTGATGACGCTGTACTCGGCGTATAGGCTTGCCAATACGCGCTTCGGTATGCCGAATAGCTGGTGAGAATGGTGGCTGTCGTCAAGATTGTGAGGAGGATGACAGGGTACAGGAGAACTAGCCGCTTGAGGGCGTGGCTGATGGCGGAGAAGAGGGACTGATGAGGCTTTGCAACTGCGGAGGCAAAGAGGAGGCAGAGTAGGAGATGGATGGCTGCGGTACTGAGGAGGGTGATGATGGGGAAAAGGCCGGGGATGCCGATCTCGTCGTAACCCTCACGAAGGAAACGAATGTAGAAAGTGTAGTGACTGTCGGCGAGGTAAGTCAGGATTGATTGATCGCTATTCAGGAAGCTGGGTAATGTGGTCGCCCAAAAAATGAGATAGGGCGCGAAAAGCGTGAGCAGGAAAGCAAATAGGATCAGGTGTTTGTGGGGGTAATTGTGAGCGAGCGAGGCTGCGCGGGTGGGGCGGAAGGCAGCGGTGAAAAACAGGCGTCGAAGACTGGGGTAATCTCTCTGCTGTGAATTTTGCGGTGAGCATGGATTGGCTACCGCTTCGAATTGAGCTTGGCGATCAATAATTTGAGGATGAGTTGGTGAAGATTCTGTTGTTTGGATGTGTTCGCTCATGGGATAAACATGCCTTTGGTGTATCAAAATAATCGGGTGAAATTTGAGT contains these protein-coding regions:
- a CDS encoding MBOAT family O-acyltransferase; protein product: MVFSSYSFLLLFLPIVLAGFAIATKLPSRRIPFVWLILCSLIYCGYWRLNDLLPLAVSILVNFSVGRVLVKDGLADTYKRLIFSVGLIFNLGMLGWFKYAGMFSDTVNTLFGFSWHVPAVVLPIAISFYTFQQIAYLFDAKNGLTREHQFIDYCLFVTFFPQLIAGPIVHHRDILPQFYGRRLSFDSSNLAIGVSLFVFGLSKKVLIADELAILVGRAFTGSPGAAGAGGVGEAELLTFGTAWLGAVAYTLQIYFDFSGYSDMAMGLGRLFGVKLPLNFNSPYRATNIIDFWRRWHITLSVFLRDYLYIPLGGNRKGKVRRYGNLIMTMLLGGMWHGASWVFVLWGGMHGFYLMVNHAWRAVFGKRDMGLTGLITCRGITFVAVVIAWVLFRAADLGEAGRFLTAMSGMNGLDGGEHIYKPLQVILIVVLLGVVFVLPNVQVMMRKYRPQFGKRLGWDGIRGLGTWRWRPEMFWMVVQGALFVVCLVQISRGGEFIYYRF